In Vidua chalybeata isolate OUT-0048 chromosome 9, bVidCha1 merged haplotype, whole genome shotgun sequence, a genomic segment contains:
- the HYI gene encoding putative hydroxypyruvate isomerase isoform X2, translating into MALRFSANLSWLFPELPALPARLEAAAAAGFGAVEAAWPAGCPAQELRAAAERARVQIALLNTPPGDQEAGELGLAAVPGRQAAFRQGLEEAVHYARAVGCPRIHVMAGRVPLGTDRAAVAGEMETTFIENLRYTADLLSQEDMIGLLEPINNRITDPRYYLNTPQQAAAILEKVGRPNLKLQLDLFHCQIMDGNLSRNLETYLPLIGHIQIAQVPGRHEPDSPGELNFPYIFELLESLGYTGYVGCEYAPKGDTLEGLGWLRSYWESRGLQHGGTSKAAK; encoded by the exons atGGCGCTGCGCTTCTCCGCCAACCTCTCATGGCTCTTCCCGGagctcccggcgctgccggcgcggctggaggcggcggcggccgccgggtTCGGAGCGGTGGAGGCAGCTTGGCCGGCGGGCTGCCCGGCCCAGGAGCTGCGGGCCGCGGCGGAGCGGGCGCGGGTGCAGATCGCGCTCCTCAACACCCCCCCCG GGGACCAGGAGGCGGGTGAGCTGGGGCTGGCGGCCGTGCCAGGGCGGCAGGCAGCCTTCCGGCAAGGCCTGGAGGAGGCCGTGCACTACGCCAGGGCTGTGGGCTGCCCCAG GATTCATGTGATGGCTGGGCGGGTTCCCTTGGGCACAGACCGGGCTGCAGTGGCAGGTGAGATGGAAACCACCTTCATTGAGAATCTCAGATACACTGCTGACCTCCTGTCCCAA GAAGACATGATTGGACTGTTGGAGCCTATTAACAACCGTATCACTGACCCTCGCTACTATCTGAACACCCCACAGCAAG CTGCTGCCATCCTGGAGAAAGTGGGACGGCCCAacctgaagctgcagctg GACCTTTTTCACTGCCAGATCATGGATGGCAATTTGTCACGCAACCTGGAGACATACCTCCCACTCATCG GTCATATCCAGATTGCACAGGTACCAGGGCGGCACGAGCCCGATAGCCCTGGGGAGCTGAACTTCCCCTACATCTTCGAGCTCCTGGAGTCCCTTGGCTACACTGGCTATGTGGGGTGCGAGTATGCTCCGAAGG GAGACACCCTGGAAGGTCTGGGCTGGCTGCGATCCTACTGGGAAAGCCGAGGGCTGCAGCACGGTGGGACCAGCAAGGCAGCCAAGTAA
- the HYI gene encoding putative hydroxypyruvate isomerase isoform X1, with product MALRFSANLSWLFPELPALPARLEAAAAAGFGAVEAAWPAGCPAQELRAAAERARVQIALLNTPPGDQEAGELGLAAVPGRQAAFRQGLEEAVHYARAVGCPRIHVMAGRVPLGTDRAAVAGEMETTFIENLRYTADLLSQGDVTVLQEDMIGLLEPINNRITDPRYYLNTPQQAAAILEKVGRPNLKLQLDLFHCQIMDGNLSRNLETYLPLIGHIQIAQVPGRHEPDSPGELNFPYIFELLESLGYTGYVGCEYAPKGDTLEGLGWLRSYWESRGLQHGGTSKAAK from the exons atGGCGCTGCGCTTCTCCGCCAACCTCTCATGGCTCTTCCCGGagctcccggcgctgccggcgcggctggaggcggcggcggccgccgggtTCGGAGCGGTGGAGGCAGCTTGGCCGGCGGGCTGCCCGGCCCAGGAGCTGCGGGCCGCGGCGGAGCGGGCGCGGGTGCAGATCGCGCTCCTCAACACCCCCCCCG GGGACCAGGAGGCGGGTGAGCTGGGGCTGGCGGCCGTGCCAGGGCGGCAGGCAGCCTTCCGGCAAGGCCTGGAGGAGGCCGTGCACTACGCCAGGGCTGTGGGCTGCCCCAG GATTCATGTGATGGCTGGGCGGGTTCCCTTGGGCACAGACCGGGCTGCAGTGGCAGGTGAGATGGAAACCACCTTCATTGAGAATCTCAGATACACTGCTGACCTCCTGTCCCAA GGTGATGTTACTGTGTTACAGGAAGACATGATTGGACTGTTGGAGCCTATTAACAACCGTATCACTGACCCTCGCTACTATCTGAACACCCCACAGCAAG CTGCTGCCATCCTGGAGAAAGTGGGACGGCCCAacctgaagctgcagctg GACCTTTTTCACTGCCAGATCATGGATGGCAATTTGTCACGCAACCTGGAGACATACCTCCCACTCATCG GTCATATCCAGATTGCACAGGTACCAGGGCGGCACGAGCCCGATAGCCCTGGGGAGCTGAACTTCCCCTACATCTTCGAGCTCCTGGAGTCCCTTGGCTACACTGGCTATGTGGGGTGCGAGTATGCTCCGAAGG GAGACACCCTGGAAGGTCTGGGCTGGCTGCGATCCTACTGGGAAAGCCGAGGGCTGCAGCACGGTGGGACCAGCAAGGCAGCCAAGTAA